Within the Porphyromonadaceae bacterium W3.11 genome, the region GTGGTGTATATGAAGAAATAGTTAACTGCTGAGAGTGAGCATCCAATAACTTTTGTAGGTTATTAATTGAAGTATTGGCATTTTTAACTAACGACTCGAGTGATTGTAATCGTGACTCATGCTCGTCTAACCGTCTGTTTATGTCGTCTAGATTGGTACATGACACTAGCAAAACCAACGGCAATAATAGTAAAGCTAATAAATTGTTTTTGTTCATAATTCGTGTGTTTAACTATTGTATTAAAATAACATTTTGTATAGTAGTTAAATTCATCATGACAATATAACATATATATTTATTTTATCACATCGTTTTAGTGTTAAATAAAAACCACCATTATAAACTAAAAATATGCTAGTATTATAATTCCCCCAAAATTTTTACTCAGATTAAGAGCACAGAATAAAAAAAAACATCTCAATTGCAAACAAATGCCATCAAGACGCTCCTCTCATTACTTAACATAATTATAAATGAAAAATGGTTATGCTATAAACAAACACATAGAATAATAATTAAGAGCAAAATCACTTACCCTCAAAGTAAAGTATAAACTTGTATGCATCGACTATAATAAGACATAAGCACCTCAATCAAATCTATACCATTATTAATTATACTGACATGTTACGCACAAAATATACAATCTACTAGCCAAGACTACATAAGCAAAAAACTATCTCTCTTGTTAAAACATCTCGTAGGTGTATTCCCTATCCCACAATAACCGTCGATCAATATACACTTTGACTATTTCAAATACACATAATATTAAAGTAATAATCATATTAAGGTAATATCTAAAACTATCATCTCACCATTAATACACTACACATACATAACAAATAAAACAGCATTATCTATTTATCTAGATTCTGTATTATGTTACCTCTATTAGCTTCGTCAGCTTATACATTCAAATTAAAATTATTGCAGTCTAATAAAAAACGTGTCTATCTATCAAGTGTATCTATAATACTTTTGTATAAAATACTCAACAAAAAACTTTTAAGCTGAAAATGCCTTACCTATCAGTAATACCCAATTAATCACCTCACAATATTAATACCCTACACATACATTACACTCACTCTTTATAAAAGCTGGCACTACTAAATTTATCAGCATCGACGTTCTCTTTAAAATAATTAATGGTAGTATCCCCAAAAGTGTGTACTTCAAAAATATCCTCCATCGTTTTCCCGCAGCTATATAAATAACCTGCTTGTTCTCCCATCTCTTTCACTTAAATCCTTAAAAACGCCTAAAATCAAAAACATAAAGCCCTGCGGCAAGTCCGAAAAACTCGTAATTCAAGCATATTACCACTCGTATAGAGATACTGTCCCCAAAAAGTGTGTAAGTCCCAAGAATGTTATCTTTGAAAAGTTAAAAACAAAAGATAAACAAGAAGATGAGACTTACACAAATGCAATTTAAGGAAATTCTATCAAACGTGATGACAGAGCCAAATGGAGTTGGCCGTTTAATGGAGTTAATCATCGAAATAGCGATGCAAGGGGAGAGGGAACTGTATAAAGAAGATAGTGGCGATGTGAGCAATGGATACCGCCCCCGTCGCATCTTTGCGAGTGGTAATATGCTAGAATTACGAGTACCCCGAACTCGGCAGCAGGGCTTCATGCCCTTGATTTTAGGCGTTCTCAAAGATCAAGAGAAAGAGATGGGAGAACTAGCAGGTTATCTATATAGCTGCGGTAATACGATGGAGGATATCTCTGGAGTATTCGAGCGTTTGTATGGTAAACGTTATAGTACGAGTCAAATCAATCGTCTCTCCTTATCAACCCAAGAAGCAGTAGAAGAGTGGCGTCAAAGACGTCTACCGAGGACTTTAGAGGCACTTGTTATCGATGCTACATATCTTCCTGTACGGAGAGGAGAAAGTGTGAGCAAGGAGGCATTTTTTGTAGTGATGAGTTTAGATAGCGAAGGACGTCGAGACATCGTGGGTGTCTATAATAATCCAACAGAGGGAAGCGGCATCTGGGGCGAGTTTTTTGAGGATCTAAAAAGCCGAGGACTCGAAGAGGTAGGACTAATCATTTCAGACGGGTTGAATAACATTGAAGAGGTTGCACGTGAGCACTTTACAGAAGTGGAAGTCCAGCTCTGCACGGTGCATCTACAGCGAGAAATAACTCGAAAGATACGCCCTCGAGATAAGTCAGCCATCGCAAGTGATCTACAGGAGGTCTTTAGTAAAGACGGCTCAAGAAGCTCACCTTTAGATGGCCTAGAGAGCTTTAAAAACTTTGCGTTCAGATGGCGTAAGAGCTATCCTTTTCTCACAAAAATAGCTAACGGTCAGAGGATAGAGTATTACTTCACATACCTAAAATACGACGTCAGTGTTCGCAAGTACATTCATAGTACTAACTGGATAGAACGCTTCAATAGACAGGTAAAGAAAGGGGCTCGATATAAATGTGCATTACCTAGCGTAGAATCCGCTCTACACTTGATAGGTAGTATTGCAATCAATGCAACCTATCTGAAGAAAAGAATAGGAGATCTAACTCTTGGACTTAGGAAGAACAATGAAAAGTAAATAACAACAATGTGCTTTATTTTCCAACACAAAGATATCAACCTAAAAGAATACGGCAAGGCGGTGTCTCCGCGGTGCTACGACAGCCTTGCCTTAATTCTTTATTGGTCTATCTTTAATGTTTATGGAAAACAAAGCGAAAAAATATGTAGGTTTGCTTTTCAGAGACGCATTCTGCCGTACACACTTTTGGGGACACTACCTTTTGTATTATGACTTTTCAGGGATAACATTCTTGGGACTTACACACTTTTTCGGAACAATATCTCTCTATCAGTAATTTCCAAATTATCACCTCATAATAATAATACCCTACACGTCACTACCAGTCACACACTATAATATGCAAACACTACTAATTATGTCAGTATCAACGTTTACATTAGAATAATTAATACAGATAATTATTAGAACAATTGTCTTAAAGCTAACAGCCAATTACAACAAAAAAGGAGACACAGTCTGAAATAAATCAAACTGTGTCTCTCAATTAAAAAGGGCGGCTACCTACTCTCCCATCGTAATAGTACCATCGGCGTTATTGGGCTTAACTTCTCTGTTCGGAATGGTTAGAGGTGGATCCCCAATGCTATAGCCACCAAATTATATCGGGACATATCGGCAAGTTTATTGAAACTCTAGTCGAGCTTCTTAGTTTTGTATTAAAGTAGTCTGTAACCATTTTCTATGAAATAATTACCTTCTCTTAGCGTCAACGCTTCTAGCAAACTGCTATATAATATCTATTATACAACTTTCTAGCTTAAAGCTTACGGGTTATTAGTACTACTCGGCTGAATGCATTACTGCACTTACACCTGTAGCCTATCAAGGTCATCGTCTTTAACCACCCTTAAAAGATATCTTATCTTGAGGAGGGCTTCGTGCTTAGATGCTTTCAGCACTTATCCATTAACCGCACGTGGATACTCAGCTATGCTCCTGGCGAAACAACTGATGAACCAGAGGTGCGTCCAGTACGGTCCTCTCGTACTAGTACCAGACCCTCGCAAATATCTAACGCCCACAACAGATAGAGACCGAACTGTCTCACGACGTTCTGAACCCAGCTCGCGTGCCACTTTAATGGGCGAACAGCCCAACCCTTGGGACCTTCTCCAGCCCCAGGATGTGACGAGCCGACATCGAGGTGCCAAACCGCTCCGTCGATATGAGCTCTTGGGAGCGATCAGCCTGTTATCCCCGGAGTACCTTTTATCCTTTGAGCGATGGCCCTACCATACGGAACCACCGGATCACTATGCTCAAGTTTCCTTCCTGTGCGAGTTGTTACTCTCCCAGTCAAGCGCCCTTATGCCATTACACTCTATGGACGGTTACCAATCGTCCTGAGGGCACCTTTAGAAGCCTCCGTTACTCTTTTGGAGGCGACCACCCCAGTCAAACTACCCACCATACATTGTCCTTGCTCTGCAAGTTAGCATCCAAATATCAAAAGGGCCGTATTTCAACAGTGACTCCATAAGTACTGGCGTACCTACTTCGCAGTCTCCGGCCTATCCTACACATCTAATACCCAGAGGCAATGTAAAGCTATAGTAAAGGTTCACGGGGTCTTTTCGTCCCGTTGCGGGTAATCGGCATCTTCACCGATACTTCAATTTCACCGAGCGCGCAGTTGAGACAGTGCCCACATCGTTACACCATTCGTGCAGGTCGGAACTTACCCGACAAGGAATTTCGCTACCTTAGGACCGTTATAGTTACGGCCGCCGTTTACTGGGGCTTCAATTTAGAGCTTCTCCGAAGATGACTCTTCCTCTTAACCTTCCAGCACCGGGCAGGTGTCAGGCTATATACATCGTATTTCTAATTTGCATAGCCATGTGTTTTTGATAAACAGTCGCATGGGCCTATTCTCTGCGGCCTGCATGTCACCATACAGGCGTCCTTTTTCCCGAAGTTACAGGACTAATTTGCCTAGTTCCTTAACTGCGCATCACTCGAGCGCCTTAGTATACTCAACCCAACTACCTGTGTCGGTTTGCGGTACGGGTCGATGTACAATTAACGTTTAGCGGGTTTTCTTGGGAGCCTGGTTACGTCCTTATCTCGTCTGCCGTAGCATCTGAGTACTATCAGGTTCAGATCTCAATGCGGATTTGCCTACACTGATCTACTCTTACACCCTTTAACCAACTATTCCAACAGTCGGCCGGACTTTCACTTCTCCGTCACCACTTCACTTGTACACCGAGTATGGGAATATTAACCCATTCGACCATCGAGATCACCTATTATGGCTTACCCTTAGGACCCGACTAACCCTCTTCCGACGAACGGTGAAGAGGAAACCTTAGTCTTTCGGCGAGGAGGATTCTCACCTCCTTTATCGTTACTCATTCCTACATTTGCACTTCCAGAAAGTCCAACAGACCTTGTCGATCTATCTTCAACCTCGCTGGAATGCTCCCCTACCAATCATGTTTTATCATAATTCCACAGCTTCGGTAGACAACTTATGCCCGATTATTATCCATGCCACAATCCTCGACTAGTGAGCTGTTACGCACTCTTTAAATGAATGGCTGCTTCCAAGCCAACATCCTAGCTGTCTATGCATCGTGACCGCGTTTAAGTCAACTTAGTTGTCATTTCGGGACCTTAGCTGATGGTCCGGATTGTTCTCCTTTCGGACATGGACCTTAGCACCCATGCCCTCACTCCTGATATATTCCTATAAGCATTCGGAGTTTGTCTGGACTTGATAGGCGGTGAAGCCCTCGCATCCAATCAGTCGCTCTACCTCTTACAGTTAAATATCAAGGCTGCTCCTAAAAGCATTTCGGGGAGTACGAGCTATTTCCAAGTTTGATTAGCCTTTCACCCCTACCCTCATCTCATCCGAAAAGTTTTCAGCCTTTCCCGGTTCGGTCCTCCACGCGGTGTTACCCGAGCTTCAACCTGGACAAGGGTAGATCACTTGGTTTCGCGTCTACTATATATGACTTAACGCCATTTAAAACTCGCTTTCGCTACGGATCCGTGCCTTAAACACTTACCCATGCCATATATAGTAACTCGTAGGATCATTATGCAAAAGGCACGCCGTCACTCCTATTGGAGCTCCGACCGCTTGTAAGCAAACGGTTTCAGGGTCTATTTCAATCCTCTACTAGAGGTGCTTTTCACCTTTCCTTCACAGTACTCGTTCACTATCGGTCTCTAAGGAGTATTTAGCCTTGGGGGATGGACCCCCCAGTTTCGTACAGGATTTCACGTGTCCCGCACTACTCAGGATACCACTAGCCAGGCCTTCTCTTCATGTACGGGACTATCACCCTCTTTGGTGGCACTTTCCAGTGCTCTTCTATTCGATACCGCCTGTAACTTTATCGTGGTCCTACAACCCCACTCATGCCGAAACATCAGTGGTTTGGGCTCGTCCCCGTTCGATCGCCACTACTAAGGGAATCACTATTGTTTTCTTCTCCTATGGGTACTTAGATGTTTCAGTTCCCCACGTTTGCTCTATGCTTACGCACAGTGATAGGAGGTTAGTCCTATCGGGTTGCCCCATTCGGATATCTGTGGATCAAGTCGTATGTGCCAATACCCACAGCTTTTCGCAGCTTATCACGTCCTTCTTCGCCTCTTAGAGCCTAGGCATCCACCGTCTGCCCTTACTTACTTTATAGCCTTTATCTTTACTTCAATAAATCAAAGTAAAGCATAATGTCGTATAACGAAATTACATAACTTTATATAGTATACTAAAAACATTGTCGCTCAAGTAAAATTCTCAAGAAATTGATTACCTCTACCTTAATTTTATTTATAAGTCAGAAATAATATTATTATCTCGTCTCTCTACTATTGTTTCAATATCTACTTGCCAATATGTCTATGATCTCTTGATACTCAATGTATCACTTTTTTTGTGGAGAATATCGGATTCGAACCGATGACCCCCTGCGTGCAAGGCAGGTGCTCTAGCCAGCTGAGCTAATTCCCCTTTTATCTATACTTTCCTATCTCCCTCTTGAGTTCTATTGGCTCCTCTGAGCTCTAACTCCTAACTTCCCCTCTTCTGTAGTCCCAGGCAGAGTTGAACTGCCGACCTCTACATTATCAGTGTAGCGCTCTAACCAACTGAGCTATGGGACTCTTTTGCGGACAAAGACCCCACCCTTCTCACTCTACGCTACGCGGCAGTATAAATAATAGGGTTGCCGTATATTATATATTAAGAACAAGGACCAAACAAGTAGATACGAGTCTCTACTAATGTTTCTACATTTTTGTACCACCTAATGTCTATAACGTCTAAGACTCTTTAAGTCGCTACTCTTTACAAGTAGCTCATAAATCTCTTTCGTTTTAAACTCTTTTGCACCTTGACGTCTTCAAGATCTCGAAACTACGCTCCAGAAAGGAGGTGTTCCAGCCGCACCTTCCGGTACGGCTACCTTGTTACGACTTAGCCCCAGTTACCAGTTTTACCCTCGGGCGCTCCTTGCGGCAACGCACTTCAGGTACTCCCGACTTCCATGGCTTGACGGGCGGTGTGTACAAGGCCCGGGAACGTATTCACCGCGCCATGGCTGATGCGCGATTACTAGCGAATCCAGCTTCACGGAGTCGAGTTGCAGACTCCGATCCGAACTGAGATGAGGTTTGGAGATTGGCATCCTGTCACCAGGTAGCTACCCTTTGTCCTCACCATTGTAACACGTGTGTCGCCCTGGATATAAGGGCCGTGCTGATTTGACGTCATCCCCACCTTCCTCTCGCCTTACGACGGCAGTCTCGCTAGAGTCCTCAGCTTTACCTGCTAGTAACTAACGATAAGGGTTGCGCTCGTTATGGCACTTAAGCCGACACCTCACGGCACGAGCTGACGACAACCATGCAGCACCTACATATATGTCACCGAAGTGAACTATTCCTCTTTCAAGGAATACGCATATACATTTCAATCCCAGGTAAGGTTCCTCGCGTATCATCGAATTAAACCACATGTTCCTCCGCTTGTGCGGGCCCCCGTCAATTCCTTTGAGTTTCATCGTTGCCGACGTACTCCCCAGGTGGATTACTTAACGCTTTCGCTTGAGAGCATACTGTATATCGCATACTCTGAGTAATCATAGTTTACGGCGTGGACTACCAGGGTATCTAATCCTGTTTGATACCCACGCTTTCGTGCCTCAGTGTCAGTTGTAACTTTGTAAGCTGCCTTCGCAATTGGAGTTCTGCGTAATATCTATGCATATCACCGCTACACTACGCGTTCCGCCTACATCATCTACACTCAAGCTATCCAGTTTTGACGGCAAGACCATGGTTGAGCCACAGCTTTTCACCATCAACTTAAACAGCCACCTACGCACCCTTTAAACCCAATAAATCCGGATAACGCTCGTATCCCCCGTATTACCGCGGCTGCTGGCACGGAGTTAGC harbors:
- a CDS encoding IS256 family transposase, whose protein sequence is MQFKEILSNVMTEPNGVGRLMELIIEIAMQGERELYKEDSGDVSNGYRPRRIFASGNMLELRVPRTRQQGFMPLILGVLKDQEKEMGELAGYLYSCGNTMEDISGVFERLYGKRYSTSQINRLSLSTQEAVEEWRQRRLPRTLEALVIDATYLPVRRGESVSKEAFFVVMSLDSEGRRDIVGVYNNPTEGSGIWGEFFEDLKSRGLEEVGLIISDGLNNIEEVAREHFTEVEVQLCTVHLQREITRKIRPRDKSAIASDLQEVFSKDGSRSSPLDGLESFKNFAFRWRKSYPFLTKIANGQRIEYYFTYLKYDVSVRKYIHSTNWIERFNRQVKKGARYKCALPSVESALHLIGSIAINATYLKKRIGDLTLGLRKNNEK